A region from the Kineothrix sp. IPX-CK genome encodes:
- the cdaA gene encoding diadenylate cyclase CdaA — MQQITQIVDTYFKRMPSIRWTDIVEIIIISFLVYHILVWIKNTKAWSLLKGVVVIAVFLFLAAVFNMNTILWIAQNVVGIAATAIIVILQPELRKALEELGRKNIISSIFPFEPSKPEEGLFSDRTVNEIVKACVEMAKVKTGALIVMEQTQSLAEYERTGIAVDGIVSSQLLVNIFEHNTPLHDGAVIVRGNRVVSATCYLPLSDNMELSKELGTRHRAAIGISEATDSMTVIVSEETGKISVAYEGSLYGSLDGDSLKEKLRIIQNKPLDEKKRKLWKGRARNEK, encoded by the coding sequence ATGCAGCAGATTACACAGATTGTAGATACCTATTTCAAGCGCATGCCCAGTATCAGGTGGACTGATATCGTGGAGATAATTATTATCTCCTTTTTGGTGTACCATATTTTGGTGTGGATAAAAAATACGAAAGCTTGGTCTCTTTTAAAGGGTGTTGTGGTAATTGCTGTATTTTTGTTTTTGGCTGCAGTATTCAACATGAATACGATTTTGTGGATCGCACAAAATGTAGTTGGAATAGCGGCAACGGCAATTATCGTCATATTGCAGCCTGAGCTTCGCAAAGCACTGGAGGAATTAGGACGCAAGAACATTATTTCTTCTATTTTTCCCTTTGAACCCAGCAAACCGGAGGAGGGGTTGTTTTCCGACCGCACGGTCAATGAAATTGTCAAGGCGTGTGTAGAGATGGCGAAGGTGAAGACAGGAGCGCTCATTGTAATGGAGCAGACCCAGTCTCTTGCGGAATATGAGAGAACGGGTATAGCAGTGGATGGTATCGTTTCGAGCCAATTATTGGTGAATATATTCGAGCATAATACACCGCTTCACGACGGTGCTGTTATTGTACGCGGAAATCGCGTGGTTTCGGCTACATGTTATCTTCCTCTGTCCGATAATATGGAGCTTAGCAAGGAGCTTGGAACAAGGCATAGGGCTGCAATAGGAATTTCCGAGGCTACGGATTCCATGACGGTTATCGTTTCGGAGGAAACCGGAAAAATCAGTGTGGCGTATGAGGGCAGCCTATACGGTAGCCTGGATGGAGATTCGCTGAAGGAAAAACTGCGCATAATCCAGAATAAGCCATTAGATGAAAAGAAGCGAAAGCTTTGGAAGGGAAGGGCAAGAAATGAAAAATAA